The nucleotide sequence attacctaccaaacgatggggcccgtggaggatatgccccttgaaggaagatgcctctctatgtccagtagagagccttaaggtctatcttcatagaacttcaaactttggtggaggccaactcttcaaaggagaaacatcgggcagcaacctgtcactaaaacaattgagagcaaaaatcacctacttcattcgcagagcggatccagacagtacacccgctggtcatgatcctaggaaagtcgcttcgtctctgaatttctttcagagtatggatttcgaaagcctcaagaactatacaggctggaaatcctcgcgtgttttctttaaacattatgcgaaacaagtgcacgaagtgaaacattttgtggtagccgcaggtagtgttatgaaacctgctctgaactctgcttagaacagtgagttattagggactctaactcgtcgggtgcctatgttgaccctcaagtgatacgtagtgaagcagaaaccaccttgtgttttctttaactgttcttacctcaggtgaaatgtcatagtagattaccacatgagtgctacatgccacgtgcatgacgtgtgttacataaagactaacgttccgtagaacgagtgcctactaatacttgattcttccttgtcagactcaagagcacgcctttatgactatgtacatttttatcaatgtaaatgttttttactatttattgcatgacatgtattgatttacctgcaattatataataaaatgtctattttattacttgtgcgtctcccttgctcctttcttactatgaaatatactatttgtcatagttttattaccctttattcctggttaaggaaaatgccaggatttactccgggcacttatttatatagagcaagtaagtctccttagcgaatacttactcaattatgaagatgagtcaactccatacacgaagtgttcaaccaccacttcttcaagtttgtttcgacgcgaataccaaatcgctctgacttatcttatggatctcattgttccttcagcctatatgaatagccttcccatgaccactttgatcttagcatagcccgtggggacttccatgccaggggggcaggaaggcaactgcctcacggtagctctagtatagaccactatgctttcggctcaatgttttagcactcacttataaagggaaaaagtctaccacgatacactaattctctggtactcttccatcaggacgccatggcttgagcccaaaaaacggattttgagcgaagcgaaaaatctatttttgggtgagatagccatggcgtcctgatggacccaccctgtctgttatcaggtcccgccctgtgccgctgtatcatggtgatgagcgagctccagactttcggaatgaggacggacgtgacgtcatcaaaagcaatggcgtccgtctatttacatcgcgagtaccgatatcgccacatctagatcggctgcggctcagctcccagccactccctgtccgccatattgaagcgttaactctatatggggtgcagatagctatgtggcacgtctatacatgcgtgtcccctgttgttacacgatgtcttaaggggaaacctttaggatactcgctccagaagttagaattctgtgataacctgtggtttaattctctgggaaaatcctagtagtgattacccaaggaagctaccaaaaaggatcctcccatcaggacgccatggctatctcacccaaaaatagatttttcgcttcgctcaaaatccgtttaatacgCCCTCGATGTGTGGCCTTAAGAAGCTCTTGTGAAGAAGAGCAGCGGCCATTCGAGGTGAGAGGACAACTTGCAGCAGAACCGACCGCGGAGGCACCGCAGAGGAATTTCGTCGGTAAAGAGGCGTTAATTGCCGGTGCATTTGCTTTCGGCGTACCAATTGTTACTGGACTTGTGATATTTGGGTACCGCAAGTTTATGAGTTACTGGAATCGTGACGGAGATCAACCGACAGATTTTGAAAAGCTTCGGTTGGAAGAAGACTCGCGAAAGGCTCTAGAAAGCAGGGAAGATTTGGATCATCCACTGAAGGAGAAGGAAAGAAATATGGCGCTGAAAATTGAAGAGGAACGAGATGAAAAAGAAAGGATAAGTCGACAACTAAATTGCGTTCTTGAAACgatgaaagagagagaagaggaaattaTCTCACTGAAGGAAATTATCAAGAACAACGCAGATGATGAAGAGATAATGATTGAGAAAATTAAAGAGGATCAAGAAAGAAGAGGAAAGTTTAAACAAGAACTAAATTACCTTCTTGGAAggatgaaagagagagaagaagaaattaCTTCTCTGGAGCAAATCATTTTAGACAACCATAAGGTTATAGAAAGAGTGatagaggcaattgaagaagaaaaagaagaaagaagaaaggtacaagaagaactgaatagcgttcttcacgaaaagaaagaaagagaagaggaaattacttctctgaagagaattataatggataaagaagaggaaaagattacaatggaggagaacattgaagaagaaaaagaagagagaagaaaggtacaagaagaactgaatagcgttcttcaggaaaagaaagaaagagaagaggaaaatacttctctgatgagaattataatggataaagaagaggaaaagattgcaatggaggagaacattgaagaagaaaaagaagagataagaaaggtacaagaagaactgaatagcgttcttcaggaaaagaaagaaagagaagaggaaaatacttctctgaagagaattataatggataaagaagaggaaaagattgcaatggaggagaacattgaagaagaaaaagaagagagaagaaaggtacaagaagaactgaatagcgttcttcaggaaaagaaagaaagagaagaggaaaatacttctctgaagagaattataatggataaagaagaggaaaagattgcaatggaggagaacattgaagaagaaaaagaagagagaagaaaggtacaagaagaactgaatagcgttcttcaggaaaagaaagaaagagaagaggaaaatacttctctgaagagaattataatggataaagaagaggaaaagattgcaatggaggagaacattgaagaagaaaaagaagagagaagaaaggtacaagaagaactgaatagcgttcttcaggaaaagaaagaaagagaagaggaaaatacttctctgaagagaattataatggataaagaagaggaaaagattgcaatggaggagaacattgaagaagaaaaagaagagagaagaaaggtacaagaagaactgaatagcgttcttcaggaaaagaaaaaaagagaagaggaaaatacttctctgaagagaattataatggataaagaagaggaaaagattgcaatggaggagaacattgaagaagaaaaagaagagagaagaaaggtacaagaagaactgaatagcgttcttcaggaaaagaaagaaagagaagaggaaaatacttctctgaagagaattataatggataaagaagaggaaaagattgcaatggaggagaacattgaagaagaaaaagaagagagaagaaaggtacaagaagaactgaatagcgttcttcaggaaaagaaagaaagagaagaggaaaatacttctctgaagagaattataatggataaagaagaggaaaagattacaatggaggagaacattgaagaagaaaaagaagagagaagaaaggtacaagaagaactgaatagcgttcttcaggaaaagaaagaaagagaagaggaaaatacttctctgaagagaattataatggataaagaagaggaaaagattacaatggaggagaacattgaagaagaaaaagaagagagaagaaaggtacaagaagaactgaatagcgttcttcaggaaaagaaagaaagagaagaggaaaatacttccctgaagagaattataatggataaagaagaggaaaagattacaatggaggagaacattgaagaagaaaaagaagagagaagaaaggtacaagaagaactgaatagcgttcttcaggaaaagaaagaaagagaagaggaaaatacttccctgaagagaattataatggataaagaagaggaaaagattacaatggaggagaacattgaagaagaaaaagaagagagaagaaaggtacaagaagaactgaatagcgttcttcaggaaaagaaagaaagagaagacgaaaatacttctctgaagagaatcataatggataaagaagaggaaaagattacaatggaggagaacattgaagaagaaaaagaagagagaagaaaggtacaagaagaactgaatagcgttcttcaggaaaagaaagaaagagaagaggaaaatacttctctgaagagaatcataatggataaagaagaggaaaagattacaatggaggagaacattgaagaagaaaaagaagagagaagaaaggtacaagaagaactaaatagcgttcttcaggaaaagaaagaaagagaagacgaaaatacttctctgaagagaattatcaaAGCCAAAGAAGAGGAAATTCGAATTTTGGAAGAAAGAATTGAAGAGGAAAAAGCAGAGATTAAACAAAGAGGACTTGATCTTCACTATGTCATTGAGGTGAAGAACAAATTGAATCTTCTGGTGAACCAAATGGCGGAAGAAATTGTTAATCTGAAGAGAATCATcatggaaaaagagaaggaaattcGAATTCTGGAAGAAATGATGAAGGAAGAAAGACTTGAAAGATTTAATAAGAAGAACAGGATTGATTATATAGTTAAGGAAGTCATGGGAAAAATTGATTCAATGGAAAATGTCTTCAATGAAGAAGAAGAGTAAGTTAGAAAAAGAGGAGTATTGAAAACATTAAAACTAGAAAAtcgcaaaaatatatataaaacaaaaaaaaaatccaaaaaaatataaaaaacagataatgaaaaaaaaaagtaatagaaaatagaATATCCCCAAAAAATAcatgatacagaaaaaaaaatataaacagtaagAGTAAGAGCAGCATCAgctgtaacaaaagcagcagagggaagaaatctgacttggtctagcatgctttgttacctgatgaagattcacctgtactgtttcttcatcaggtggacaaatgcagaaagaacaagtctgacttcttctcagcagcaccAGCAGcaccagaggaagaagaagaataagaagaagaagaagaaggaggacgagcagaaaccttggtaggaggaaaaggacaaggagcagcagcagcagtaacaaaagcagcagagggaagaagtctgacttggtctagcatgctttgttacctgatgaagattcacttgtactgtttcttcatcaggtggacaaatgcacaaAGACCAAGTCTGACATCTTCTCctgagcagcagcagtagcagaagcagaagcagcagcagcagcagcagcagaagaagaagaagaagaagaaggaagacaagcagcaacattggtaggaggaaaaggtcaaggagcagaagcagcagtaacaaaagcagcagagggaagaagtctgagttggtctagcatgctttgttacctgatgaagattcacttgtactgtttcttcatcaggtggacaaatgcacaaagaacaagtctgacttcttctcctcagcagcagcagcagaagaagaagaagaagaagaagaagaagaagatggaagaggagaaccagcagcaacattggtaggaggaaaaggacaaggagcagcagcagctgtaacaaaagcagcagagggaagatgtctgacttggtctagcatgctttgttacctgatgaagattcaattgtactgtttcttcatcaggtggacaaatgcagaaagaacaagtctgtcttctcagcagcagcagcagcagaagaagaattagaagaaggaggaccagcagcaacattggtaggaggaaaaggacaaggagcagcagcagaagcagccgCAGCCACAGCAGTAACAAAaactgcagagggaagaagtctgaaaatggtctagcatgctttgttacctgatgaagattcacctgtactgtttcttcatcaggtggacaaatgcagaaagaacaagtctgacttctcagcagcagcagcagcagaagaagaagaagaaggagaaggaccagcagcaacattggtaggaggaaaaggacaaggaggagcagcagtagcaggagcagcagtaacaaaagcagcagaggggaaaagtctgacttggtctagcaagCTTTGTTacatgatgaagattcacctgtactgtttcttcatcaggtggacaaatgcagaaagaacaagtctgacttctcctcagcagcagcagcagcagaaaaagaagaagaagaaggagaagaagaagaaggaggaccagcagcaacattggtaggaggaaaaggacaaggagcagcagcagcagtaacaaaagcagcagagggaagaaatctgacttggtctagcatgctttgttacctgatgaagattcacctgtactgtttcttcatcaggtggacaaatgcagaaagaacaagtctgacttcttctcctcagcagcagcagcagcagcagcagcagcagcaacagcagcagaagaagaagaagaagaagaaaaaggaggaccaGCAgaaacattggtaggaggaaaaggacaaggagcagcagcagcagtaacaaaagcagcagagggaagaaaactgacatggtctagcatgctttgttacctgatgaagattcacctgtactgtttcttcatcaggtggacaaatgcagaaagaacaagtctgacttcttcccctcagcagcagcagcagcagcagcagaaggcagcagcagcagcaaaagaagaagaagaagaaggaggacgagcagcaacattggtaggaggaaaaggacaaggagcagcagcagcagtaacaaaagcagcagagggaagaaatctgacttggtctggcatgctttgttacctgatgaggattcacttgtactgtttcttcatcaggtggacaaatgcagaatgaacaagtctgacttcttctcagcagcagcagctgcagaagaagaagatgaagaagaagaagaaggaggacaagcagcaacattggtagaaggaaaaggacaaggagcagcagcagcagtaacaaaataaggagagggaagaagtctgactgggtctagcatgctttgttactcgatgaagattcacctgtactgtttcttcatcaggtggacaaatgcagaaagaataagtctgacttcttcttctcagcagcagcagcaacagcagtaacaaaagcagcagagggaagaaatctaacttggtctagcatgctttgttacctgatgaagattcacttgtactgtttcttcatcaggtggacaaatgcagaaagaacaagtctgacttcttctcagcagcagcagcagcagcagcagcagcagcagaagaagaagaagaagaatgaggacgagcagcaacattggtaggaggaaaacgacaaggagcagcagcagcagtaacaaaagcagcagagggaagaagtctgacttggtctagcatgctttgttacctgatgaagattcacttgtactgtttcttcttcaggtggacaaatgcagaaagaacaagtctgacatcttcttctcagcagcagcagcagcagcagcagcagcaggagtagcagaagaagaaaaagaagaagaaggacgaccagcagcaaccttggtaggaggaaaaggacaaggagcagcagcagcagtaacaaaagcagcagagggaagaagtctgacttggtctagcatgctttgttacctgatgaagattcacttgtactgtttcttcatcaggtggacaaatgcacaaAGAACAAGTCTGACATCTTCTCctgagcagcagcagtagcagaagcagcagcagcagcagcagaagaagaagaaaaagaagaagaagaagaagaaggaagacaagcagcaacattggtaggaggaaaaggtcaaggagcagaagcagcagtaacaaaagcagcagagggaagaagtctgagttggtctagcatgctttgttacctgatgaagattcacttgtactgtttcttcatcaggtggacaaatgcacaaagaacaagtctgacttcttctcctcagcagcagcagcagaagaagaagaagaagaagaagaagaagaagaagatggaggaggag is from Palaemon carinicauda isolate YSFRI2023 chromosome 13, ASM3689809v2, whole genome shotgun sequence and encodes:
- the LOC137651492 gene encoding golgin subfamily A member 6-like protein 22, yielding MAISPKNRFFASLKIRLIRPRCVALRSSCEEEQRPFEVRGQLAAEPTAEAPQRNFVGKEALIAGAFAFGVPIVTGLVIFGYRKFMSYWNRDGDQPTDFEKLRLEEDSRKALESREDLDHPLKEKERNMALKIEEERDEKERISRQLNCVLETMKEREEEIISLKEIIKNNADDEEIMIEKIKEDQERRGKFKQELNYLLGRMKEREEEITSLEQIILDNHKVIERVIEAIEEEKEERRKEKEERRKVQEELNSVLQEKKEREEEKEEEKIAMEENIEEEKEERRKVQEEEKEERRKVQEELNSVLQEKKEREDENTSLKRIIKAKEEEIRILEERIEEEKAEIKQRGLDLHYVIEVKNKLNLLVNQMAEEIVNLKRIIMEKEKEIRILEEMMKEERLERFNKKNRIDYIVKEVMGKIDSMENVFNEEEEWTNAERTSLTSSQQHQQHQRKKKNKKKKKKEDEQKPWWTNAERTTAAAAAAAAATAAEEEEEEEKGGPAETLQQQQQQQQQQQQQQKKKKKKKEDQQKHWWTNAERTTAAAAAATAAAEEEEEEEKGGPAETLQQQQQQQQQQQQQKKKKKKKKEDQQKHWWTNAERTSLTSSSQQQQQQQQQQQQQQQQQQQQEWTNAQRTGLTSSQQQQQQQHQKKKKKKKEDKQQHWWTNAERTILTTSPQQQQQQQQQNKKKKKKDQQQHCSSSSSSSRRRRRRRTSSNIGRRKRQQQQQQQQQQKKKKKKKKKKKKDQQQHWQEENDKDQQQEWTNAERTSLISSQQQQQQQKKKEEGEQQH